The Pyrus communis chromosome 12, drPyrComm1.1, whole genome shotgun sequence genomic sequence TTTTCGTAAAAAAGCAGAACATATCGGAAGGTTTCGGCTTTTCCTTTCCATTTTCCTCCGTTTTCTCAGCAATCAAACGGAGGCGAGAAAGTTTAATTTTTGAGTTGTGGGAAATGTTGGGAAGCGGGTTGCAGTTCGGGAATGTTCGTGGGGAGGACAGGTTTTACATTCCTGTGAAAGCAAGGAAGAGATGCAACAATCAGCAGAAGCAAGCTCGGAGAGCCAGCAAGACCGATGCCAATGAGAGCCCCAAAGAGCATCAGAATTCATCGGAAAAGCCCTCTTTCGAGCGGTCTCTGACACTGACTAGCAATCTGGACAGGCTCTTGGAGTTCACCACTCCCTCTGTTCCTGCTCAGTATTTCTCAAAGGTTGATCATATCTCCATGTTTATCTGTTTAGCTTTGTTTTGGATGCTCGAAAAATTGTCAAAAATGTGTAGAAAACTGAGTTTCTGTTATTGGGTAATCTTatatttgagaaaataataGGCTTAAGCAAACGTGTTGACCATGTTTATGTTATTGTTACTCAGACTGCATTTTTGCTGCTGAGAAAATGCAGGAGAAAGTGTAGAAAACTAGACTTTTCGATGTTGGAGTTTTGCAACTCAAGACTTGATAAAAACTAGTACAATTATTTCTGAAGCTCGAAATTGACACGAGAAATTCCATCTTTAGGTGCAAAACCAATATAAGAATAATGCCAGAGTTCTATTACTTTTGGTTTACATTGTTTTGCGATTTGAACGAGGCGTTAATGACTTGGGAAATCCTCTGAAAAGTGTTAACTTTGAACATtgtggtttttgttttggtgCAGACGACAATGAGGGGGCGGAGGACTTGTGATGTTGAGTTTGAGCCTTACTTCACACTGAATGATCTATGGGAATCGTTCAGGGAGTGGAGTGCATATGGGGCAGGAGTACCATTGGTCCTTAACAATTGTGATTCTGTTATTCAATACTATGTTCCGTATTTATCTGGTATCCAATTATATGGGGAATCTTCTGTGAAGTCAAATGCAAAGTCAAGGTAATAAAGCTTTCTGTTTGGATTCATAGTTTCATACACTTAGAACACCAGAGTTATGTGACTCTGTAATCTTTCTTTGTTATATGTTTGTTTACAACGATTATCAGTTACATGAAATAGTACTGTAAATGATGTTATGTTCACAATGTTGGTTAAATTACAGGAATATGTATAATGATCTATTGCGGACATCCATGACTAGTACTAATCGTTTTCAGGGAATATAATCATACAATGTATATGCTGATTGCAATCTTTCTCTTCGATAAGGTAGTACTATCTACGTAGATGTGGAGGTCACCGTCAAATGGTTTCTGATGGGAAATTTATCACTTTGTACATTCATATCTTCAGTGCTTAGTTGATCAATTTGTTTTGTAAAGTTTTGGTTCCACACTGTGATAGATAATGATTCAGTGCTAGTAAAATTATGTCTTGATTATGTTCAGTTTCATTTCTATATAATACACAAGTCTACAAATTTTTGCCAGTCTTCCTCTGACATGTAAAGGCCTTCTTCTTGTCTGTCCATTTTCTTATGTGTTCCTTGTCATGAACTTTTGTCATATGTAGCACTGTGCGATTGTTGATAATAGAGATTCTAGTGTGTTATAAGGCTAATTGGCATCATGGCATGTGACTTACATTTTGATGTTTCCCGTTTGGTTAGGCAAGTGGGTGAGGACTATGATGTCGACAACTATTTAGATTCGAGTAGTGATGCGAGCAGTGATTATGAATTTGAGAAACACATAAAGGTTGCAAAGGAGCAGGGGATTCTTCACCATCTAAGCAGGGACATACCTACTAGAATGGGCAGTTTGTCCATACATGGTGAACACCCTGTATTACAAGAAGGCTTTTCTAGTGATGATGGAGAAGCTGGGAATTCTCGAGGTGTCCTGCTTTTTGAGTTTCTTGAGCAGGATGCTCCATATGGCCGTGAACCATTGGCTGACAAGGCTAGTTTATTTTCTTACCGCAGTAGATTTCAGTACTTTGTGGTCTTTGCTCTGCATTAGCTGCCTTTTTTTCTGATTAATTATTGTGATTGTTAACAGATATCAGGTCTTGCACATCAGTACCCTGGGTTAAAGACATTAAGAAGCTGTGACTTACTGCCAGGAAGTTGGATGTCAGTCGCTTGGTAAGAAAAATACGAGGTGTACTATTATAAATATTCTTGTACGGACCAAGATTCATATTATCTGGTTGATTTTGTAGGTATCCCATATATCGAATACCTACGGGTCCAACATTGAAAGATTTAGATGCTTGCTTTTTGACGTATCATTCACTTTCAACACCCATGACAGGTAACAATGACTTTTTACTAATTGGTATTGTGGTAttattgtggtttttttttttccagcatTTTTATATGATAGGATATTTTCCTTTCTATGGTTGGTCTCGGGCTTCTATAATCTTTATCCTTGGTTGTTTCCTAAGAGCAACACGCACAAACTTAGGTGGTGAAGGAGTGTTCTGGCTACTTGAGTTTGGCACTATCTGCTTGCACAAAGGAAGGGGAGGTAGGGAGAGGGAGATAGAGAGAAGTGGCGACGTGCGCGAAGGGGAAGGATTCTGGATAAGTTTACATCTTTCACCATTATAATGCCTACGAGGATTTTGATCATAGAGATTCAATGGCGGGAGTTCGCTCTTCTATGTTCATTCACTGGTTTACGTTTAGCAACAACATTAGATCCTAAAACGATAATGTGAAACACTATTATAACTTTTCTTAAGCAAATGATTCAATCTACTGGGTCATTTATTTTGTCTTGCCAGTTGATGTCGtaagattttttgttttttttcgtGTTCAGGTACTGGAAATAGCCCGGCTCCAGTGATGATCTATCCCAGTGAGATGGATGGTGTCCCAAGGATTTCCTTACCTGTTTTTGGACTGGCATCCTACAAGTTAAAAGGATCCCTGTGGACACAAAATGGAGTGACAGAGTGTCAACTGGTGAGTTCCCTGATGCAGGCCGCAGACAGTTGGCTTAGCCTGCTCCAGGTCAATCACCCCGATTTCCAGTTCTTTGCTTCGCACGGCATGCGCTGCAGGTGAAATCAATCTTGTTTCGCCGATGGAAGTATCTTAGCTTCCACTCCACAAGTTACAAGCCTTGAAATTAAGCTTCATGATTGACGTAAATGGAGGATGCTGGAATGTGAACCTTTTGTTTTAAAAGCAAAAAACGGAAGAGAAAGTGGTAAGTTACAAAATTAAgatagaaaataagaaaagtaagAAGTGGGAATAGTGTCAAGCGGCTTGTAACTCAGTTGGTTAAGAGCATCCATCCTTGTATCCGAGGTTCCGTGTTCGAATCCTCCTCCCATAGTTTAATGTAAATTATTCTATCATGTGACAAAAAGTTGAAAACAGTGAAATGAAAAATGCAAGCCATGGGAGGCAGGAGAATAAGGTCAAAAAAGACTAGTGATGAAAAAATGTTAGCGGTGTATGAGAGAACCCAGTGTAGACTAGTGATAATATGGTTATATTATCGGGTTGACAACTctttttagagtgtcaataacaactttatatatttatgtttagtCATTACAAATCGGTTTTGCGAAGTCATGAGATTCAGTTGaacacaaactcacaaattaTTAAACAAGCAAAAAATCCTTTGTTGGGTGTCGAGAACTTCGACATTCAAATACCTTTGCGTCTTTGGTGCTGAAGATTAGATAAGATTGAATAACCcaccaaactcaaaatttaGACATAATTTGAAGgttaactttcaaatttttcGTTCAAACATATCAAAATGATCGGACTGGTTTGAATCGACCACTTCAAACAGTTAGACTGGGTTTTTGCCCACCTGTAAATAACAGTATATATCTGCCATGGAAATTCTTCTTCCTTTTGAGAGGTAATCATGTGATTTTGGTACCGAGTATCTCATAACAACTATAGCACGAGTACGTCGTTACGTTGGTGTTGTCAGTAATACAAGACATACTGAGAGAAATTAATACATAAAAACTCAATACGAAAAGTAAAATGTCGATTGTCGACTAATTGACGTTCTTCACCTTTTTCTTTATCTGAATTTAAGAACAACATCGTAAAACTTATACAAGCAAGAATTTAAGATAAATTTGTACATATTTTTCAATTATAACACAGAAACAATACCCCACACACAAAAGTTATGTTTGAAGGGCCAGGCTGGACTAATAATTGAAAGTAGGAaactcttcctttctttttgtcCTTTTGTGGAAgggaaaataattaaataaaaaatagataaaataataaCCGTTAGGATTTGAAACTGGGTCCCGCTTCACACGATGCTGCCGTTTTAACTCGCGAAAACGAAAACGCATGCAAGTGTCGGCGTGTAACCGTAAAATTCTCAATTAAATAAGCCaacaaaattgacaaaaagaaaaaggaaaaaactagccgttggagcCCTAGATTCAAAATTGAATAACAAGGCCAATAAACAATGAGCCAATAATTTGTCATCATTccctttccttcttcttcttcttcttcttcttcttcttcttcttcttcttcaagcatTCGAATTCGAATCCGACTTCGGAGCGATTGTCCTCAAACTCAAACGCTCCCTTTCATCCCTCAATTCCTCTTGTGCGCTGAAGACTTCTGGGAGTTTCCGGGTCGAATCCGGCTTTCTATTTCTGTGAGTTTCCTCTGTTTCTTTTAAAACTGATCTGTACAGATTTTCGCTTTCCTTATATATGATGCTTAAAACCAGTGGAATTTGATGGATTCAATCTTATTTGGAaagaaattgatttctaacATGGTTACTAATTATAAACTAATAAGTGGTTGGAGGAGAATTCGACCTTTGGGCGTATAGGGAGCACATCTGCTCTAGCCAATGTGGCAACTACGCCAACGTCTGCTTGCTTATCATAAGTTTAGATTTAAAGTTTGAAGATTTTAGGGATAAATATTTCAATTAGTGAGAGGGTCATGGGAAATTGTCAAATTTTTATGATCTGAAATGTTTTGGATCCAAAAGTATTTGGTTTCTACCGTCAGACTAATTCCAAGATTGTTTTTAGCAGAAAGGCTTTAACCTTTACTGGGAAAGGCCTGAGATTCGGTGTTGGTGTTTTGTTCTTCAAGCTCGTTTAATCCGGTATATTCGAGGCACAATGACTGTCAAAACTCCTGGAACACCAACTTCAAAAATAGACAGGCCACCGGCATCAACACCGGCTTCAAAAATAGACAGGACACCAGTCTCAACTCCAGGCGGGCCACGAGCTAAGGAGGAGAAGATCGTTGTCACGGTGCGTTTAAGGCCTCTAAACAAAAGAGAGCAACTATCAAAGGACCAAGTTGCGTGGGAATGCCTCGATGACAACACGATTGTGTACAAGCCCCCGCCTCAAGAACGCTCAGCTCAACCGGTCCCATTCACATTTGGTATGGAAAAACCCCTGCCAATGTATCTTCTTTGTAATTTCTCATGTGTGATGGTTCACATTAGATAATTGGTTCACTGGTTTATTCTGCTTGCAGATAAAGTTTTCGGTCCTAGTTCCTTAACGGAATCAGTATACGAGGAAGGAGTGAAAAATGTGGCCTTGTCTTCGTTGATGGGCATCAATGGTAGTGGTTTATCCTTAGATTCAtgtcttttcttcctttttcgaTCCTCATCTCGCTTTTGAACAATTGATTGATGTTCTTTGGCACTGCAGCAACTATATTCGCTTACGGGCAAACGAGCAGTGGGAAGACATACACAATGAGAGGGATAACAGAGAAAGCTGTCATTGATATCTACAACCATATCATCAATGTAAACCTAATCATCGCGAACTAACAACAATTATGAAAGTTATGGTGAAGATTATAGCTTTGAGACTAATGTGCTCGGATTGTTTTGCAGACTCCGGAGAGAGACTTTACAATAAAAATTTCTGGACTAGAAATATACAATGAGAATGTGAGGGACCTCCTAAATTCAGAATCGGGTCGTAGTTTGAAGCTTCTAGATGATCCAGAGGTACTTCCGTAATAAGCCTTCGCGGATGCTCTTTACATTACTTGTTCTTTGACATTGACTCGTGTTCTGGATTCCCCTAATGTAGAAAGGTACCGTGGTTGAGAAACTGGTGGAGGAAACTGCAAGCAATGATCAGCATTTGAGACATTTAATCAGCATTTGTGAAGCGCAAAGACAAGTTGGTGAAACTGCTTTGAATGATAACAGCTCCCGGTCTCATCAGATAATAAGGCTGGTCAGTTCATTCATCATCGATCTTTGACGCTAGTTAACGAAGCTTTTTCCTTCTCCTAACAATCGAGACATTGTAAATAACATATTCTCTCCTTGTAGACAATTGAAAGTACACTGCGTGAGAATTCTGACTGCGTGAGATCTTTCGTGGCAAGCCTGGTAAGGAACTAAATGGAACAAGTTACGTGTTCTGAAATTCCTTGTTTCAATTATTACTTCTTGGTTAACAATTGTGAATGTCGATGATGTGCAGAACTTTGTCGATCTGGCTGGAAGCGAAAGAGCTTCACAAACACATGCAGATGGTGCTAGGCTCCGGGAAGGTTGCCACATCAACCTGAGCTTGATGACACTTACAACTGTCATTAGAAAGCTTAGGTAAGAATCTATATTTGCATACATTTTCATCATGTGAAAGATTATAGTGAGTTTCCTTTCTTACCTATGTGAACTGGTTTGATTTGCAGCAGCGGCAAAAAAAGTGGTCATATACCCTATAGAAACTCAAAGCTCACCCGCATATTGCAGCATTCTCTCGGTGGGAATGCACGCACTGCCATCATATGCACCTTGAGTCCGGCATTGAGCCATTTTGAACAATCTCGCAATACGCTCTTCTTTGCCACTAGGGCAAAGGAAGTAACAAATAATGCTCGTGTGAATATGGTATCGTCAATTTTCTTGTAATATTTTTCAGTTTGCATCTCTGCTTATTTACAATATACATTTTAGTACTCTTATTTATGTAGAAAATTCTTTTTGCTAGGTTGTTTCGGACAAACAGCTAGTGAAACATTTGCAGAAGGAAGTAGCAAGGCTGGAAGCAGAGCTGCGCACGCCTGACCCGTCAAGggaaaaagacttgaaaattcAGCAGGTAAACTGACATACTTGTCTTGCTAGATATTTCGTTTCATGTGCTTGGAaatgtatatataaaatgttTTTGGTCATCACTAGATGGAAATGGAGATTGAAGAACTGAAACACGAAAGAGATCGTGCTAAATCTCAAGTGCTTGAATTACAGCAAAAACTTGAGGAGGATCCACAggtctatctctctctctctctctctctctccccatatATGAATTTGTTATTCGCTTAGCTTATAAATACTTTGTATATACCAACTTCAGGGTTCAAACCCTTCGGAAATACCCCATCCCTCTGTGAAGAAATGTCTCTCATACACCGGTGTTCTATCAACAAAACCAGACAAAAAGGAGATAGGCCCTGGTGATAGAGCAAGAAATTTGAGGCAGTCTATGAGGCAATCATCAACTGCTCCTTTCACACTAATGCATGAAATCCGAAAACTTGAACACCTGCAAGAACAGCTAGGGGAAGAAGCAAATCGAGCTCTGGAAGTATTACAAAAAGAGGTGGCTTGTCATAGGCTAGGCAACCAAGATGCAGCTGAAACAATTGCCAATCTTCAAGCGGAAATAAGAGAAATGCGTTTTGTCAGATCAGTGCCAAAAGAAGTTGAGTTTGGAACTGTTGTTGCTACTAACAAGAGTGTAAGTGCTAATCTCAAGGAAGAGATTACGAGACTTCATTCACAAGGCAGCACGATTGCAAATCTCGAGGAACAGCTAGAAAGTGTTCAGAAGTCAATAGATAAATTGGTGATGTCTCTTCCTAGCAATCAACAAGAGTGCAATATCGAGGCATCCCTCAAGTCTAAGAAAGAGTCTAAAAAGAAGAAGTGTCTACCTTTGGCCTCAAGTAACATTGCCAACCGACAAAATTTCATCAGATCACCTTGCTCACCTCTATCAGCTTCTCGGCAAATTGCAGAATCTGAAACCGAAAATAGGGCTCCTGAGAATGATGATATTATGTCCGGTGAGATTCAACCAGAGTCTGAGAAGAGGACTCCGACAAAGAATGAAGAATGTGGAGATGTCTCATCAAAGGAGAGCACTCCAACAGGGTATCGGCGTTCCAGTTCAGTaaacatgaagaaaatgcaGAAGATGTTCCAAAATGCAGCAGAAGAGAACGTAAGAAACATTAGAACATATGTAACGGAACTGAAAGAGCGGGTGGCCAAACTGCAGTACCAAAAGCAGTTACTAGTTTGCCAGGTATGAAAACACATTCTTTCTACTATCTAAACAAAACATGCACACATgcatatattattctttttaacCTTGTGAAAAAATCTCATTTCGTTTCAATTGGTTACGCCTCCAGGTTCTGGAGCTGGAAGCAAATGAAGCTGCCGGGTACAATTTAGAGAATGACGAGAACATATGTGAGACTGAGGAGCCCCAAGTCTCGTGGCAAATAACTTTCAAGGAACAAAGACAGCAGATCATTGAGTTATGGGATTTGTGCTTTGTCTCCATCATTCACAGGACAcaattttatttgttgtttaAGGGTGACCCAGCTGATCAAATCTACGTGGAAGTGGAGCTGAGGCGGTTGACATGGCTGCAACAGCATCTTGCGGAACTTGGGAATGCTAGCCCTGCTCAAGTGGGAGACGAACCCACAGTCTCTTTGCCATCAAGGTtccctttcttctcttttcaacTAGTTGAAATCATTCCTTTTAGTTAAAGATTCCTCATAAACTTCCGATATGCAGTATGAGAGCGCTAAAGCGCGAAAGGGAGTTCCTTGCGAAGAGGTTGTCTTCACGCTTGACGGCAGAGGAGAGAGATGCATTGTACATGAAATGGGACGTCCCGCTGGAAGGAAAGCAGAGGAAGCTGCAGTTTGTGAACAAGCTTTGGCAAGATCCCCTTGATCCCAGGCACATACAGGAGAGTGCTGAAATAGTTGCAAAGCTTGTTGGCTTCTGCGAAAGCGGAAACTTGTCGAGAGAGATGTTTGAGCTCAATTTTGTGCTCCCATCTGATAGGAGGCCATGGATGATGGGCTGGAACCAGATTTCCAATCTTCTCAATTTGTGAGAAAGTACATTTTTGTTGTAAGTATTTCACATTCTTTGAAATAATGTA encodes the following:
- the LOC137711365 gene encoding kinesin-like protein NACK1, whose translation is MTVKTPGTPTSKIDRPPASTPASKIDRTPVSTPGGPRAKEEKIVVTVRLRPLNKREQLSKDQVAWECLDDNTIVYKPPPQERSAQPVPFTFDKVFGPSSLTESVYEEGVKNVALSSLMGINATIFAYGQTSSGKTYTMRGITEKAVIDIYNHIINTPERDFTIKISGLEIYNENVRDLLNSESGRSLKLLDDPEKGTVVEKLVEETASNDQHLRHLISICEAQRQVGETALNDNSSRSHQIIRLTIESTLRENSDCVRSFVASLNFVDLAGSERASQTHADGARLREGCHINLSLMTLTTVIRKLSSGKKSGHIPYRNSKLTRILQHSLGGNARTAIICTLSPALSHFEQSRNTLFFATRAKEVTNNARVNMVVSDKQLVKHLQKEVARLEAELRTPDPSREKDLKIQQMEMEIEELKHERDRAKSQVLELQQKLEEDPQGSNPSEIPHPSVKKCLSYTGVLSTKPDKKEIGPGDRARNLRQSMRQSSTAPFTLMHEIRKLEHLQEQLGEEANRALEVLQKEVACHRLGNQDAAETIANLQAEIREMRFVRSVPKEVEFGTVVATNKSVSANLKEEITRLHSQGSTIANLEEQLESVQKSIDKLVMSLPSNQQECNIEASLKSKKESKKKKCLPLASSNIANRQNFIRSPCSPLSASRQIAESETENRAPENDDIMSGEIQPESEKRTPTKNEECGDVSSKESTPTGYRRSSSVNMKKMQKMFQNAAEENVRNIRTYVTELKERVAKLQYQKQLLVCQVLELEANEAAGYNLENDENICETEEPQVSWQITFKEQRQQIIELWDLCFVSIIHRTQFYLLFKGDPADQIYVEVELRRLTWLQQHLAELGNASPAQVGDEPTVSLPSSMRALKREREFLAKRLSSRLTAEERDALYMKWDVPLEGKQRKLQFVNKLWQDPLDPRHIQESAEIVAKLVGFCESGNLSREMFELNFVLPSDRRPWMMGWNQISNLLNL
- the LOC137711364 gene encoding uncharacterized protein — translated: MLGSGLQFGNVRGEDRFYIPVKARKRCNNQQKQARRASKTDANESPKEHQNSSEKPSFERSLTLTSNLDRLLEFTTPSVPAQYFSKTTMRGRRTCDVEFEPYFTLNDLWESFREWSAYGAGVPLVLNNCDSVIQYYVPYLSGIQLYGESSVKSNAKSRQVGEDYDVDNYLDSSSDASSDYEFEKHIKVAKEQGILHHLSRDIPTRMGSLSIHGEHPVLQEGFSSDDGEAGNSRGVLLFEFLEQDAPYGREPLADKISGLAHQYPGLKTLRSCDLLPGSWMSVAWYPIYRIPTGPTLKDLDACFLTYHSLSTPMTGTGNSPAPVMIYPSEMDGVPRISLPVFGLASYKLKGSLWTQNGVTECQLVSSLMQAADSWLSLLQVNHPDFQFFASHGMRCR